CAGTCGTCACTGGTACTGGAAGACCTGATCGGTAAATTCCTGCTCAATACCGTTAGCAAAGACGCCAAATGAGGAGCTTTTGAATGATCTCTATCTTGCGACGTGGCCTGTTGGTGTTACTCGCGGCATTGCCGCTGATGGCTAACGCTGCACCGGGGCAATCGGCACACGACCTGGTTCAGGACACGACCAACCGGTTGCTGTCTGACCTGGCGGCCAATAAAGAGAAGTACAAGCAGGATCCGAGCGACTTCTACGCAGCGCTCAACAACATCGTCGGGCCGGTTGTGGATGCCGAAGGCATTTCCAAAAGCATCATGACGGTGAAGTATTCGCGCAAGGCTACGCCAGCGCAGATGCAGACTTTCCAGGAAAACTTCAAAAAAGGCCTGTTCCAGTTCTACGGTAACGCGCTGCTTGAGTACAACAACCAGGGCATCACCGTTGATCCGGCCAAAGACGAGTCGGGCGACCGCACCAGCGTCAACATGACCGTCAAAGGCAGCAATGGCGCGATCTATCCTGTGCAGTACACGCTGGAGAAGATCAACGGCGAGTGGAAACTGCGTAACGTGATCATCAACGGTATCAACATCGGCAAGCTGTTCCGTGACCAGTTCGCCGACGCCATGCAGCGCAATGGCAACGATCTGGACAAGACCATCAATGGCTGGGCCGGTGAAGTGGCCAAGGCCAAGGAATCCACCGAAAAGAACACGCCACAATGAGTGAGGCCGCCGTTCGTATGAGTGATGTCGATGAGCTTTCGCTCAGCGGAGTGCTGGATTACCGCACCGGGCCTGATTTGCGCAAGGAAGGTCAGGCGCTGATCAAGTCCAGCAAGGCGGCAGCGCTTGTGATCGATTGCTCGGCGGTGAAGAAGTCCAGCAGCGTCGGCTTGTCCCTGCTGCTGTGCTTCATGCGCGATGCGCAGGCGGCCGGCAAGACCGTCAGCATCCGCGCAATGCCTGAAGACATGCGCGAAATCGCTCAGGTCAGTGAATTGACCGAGTTGTTGGCGCACCCCTGAACCCACATCTATAAAGAGGCCCCCCGTCAGAGTCCTGCGTTGCGGGGTTCGCAGGCGCGGGGCTTTTTTGTATGATGTCCGACCCGTGCGCACAGGGCGCCGATTGAGGTTGAGCATGCAGGCCGTAGAAGTGAAGAGCTTCCTTGAAGGAAAGCTGCCCGGAACGTTGGTAGAAGTTGAAGGTGAAGGCTGCAACTTCCAGCTGAACGTGATTAGCGATGAACTGGCGGCCTTGAGCCCGGTGAAGCGTCAGCAGCAGGTCTATGCCCATTTGAACCCATGGATCACCGATGGCAGCATCCATGCGGTCACTATGAAATTTTTCAGCCGCGCGGCCTGGGCCGAGCGCACCTGAGCCCTAGGGCGTCGAGATACTAATGGATAAATTGATTATTACCGGTGGCGCTCGTCTTGATGGCGAGATCCGCATTTCCGGCGCGAAGAACTCCGCCCTGCCAATTCTGGCCGCCACGCTGCTGTGCGATGGCCCGGTGACCGTTGGCAACCTGCCGCACCTGCACGACATCACCACCATGATCGAGCTGTTCGGTCGCATGGGCATCGAACCGGTGATCGACGAGAAGCTCAGCGTCGAAATCGACCCGCGCACCATCAAGACCCTGATCGCACCGTACGAATTGGTGAAAACCATGCGTGCGTCGATTCTGGTGCTGGGCCCGATGGTTGCGCGTTTCGGTGAAGCCGAAGTCGCACTGCCTGGCGGTTGCGCCATCGGTTCGCGTCCGGTAGACCTGCACATCCGTGGCCTCGAAGCCATGGGCGCGGTCATCGACGTTGAAGGTGGCTACATCAAGGCCAAGGCGCCTGAAGGTGGCCTGCGCGGCGCGCACTTCTTCTTCGACACCGTCAGCGTGACTGGTACCGAGAACATCATGATGGCCGCTGCACTGGCCAAAGGTCGCAGCGTGTTGCAAAACGCCGCTCGCGAGCCGGAAGTGGTCGATCTGGCCAACTTCCTCAACGCTATGGGCGCGAAGGTTTCCGGTGCCGGCACCGACACCATCACCATCGACGGCGTCGAACGTCTGGGTTCGGCGTTCTATAAAGTCATGCCTGACCGTATCGAAACCGGCACTTATCTGGTCGCCGCTGCCGTGACCGGTGGCCGCGTGAAGGTCAAGGACACCGATCCGACCATCCTCGAAGCAGTGCTTGAAAAGCTCCGCGAAGCTGGTGCCGAAATCACCTGCGGCGAAGACTGGATCGAACTGAACATGCACGGCAAGCGCCCGAAAGCGGTAAACGTGCGCACCGCGCCGTACCCGGCGTTCCCGACCGACATGCAGGCGCAGTTCATCTCGCTCAACGCCATTGCCGAAGGCACTGGTGCGGTGATCGAGACGATCTTCGAAAACCGATTCATGCACGTCTACGAGCTGCACCGCATGGGCGCCAAGATCCAGGTTGAAGGCAACACTGCCATCGTCACCGGCACCGAAACCCTCAAGGGCGCGCCAGTGATGGCTACCGACCTGCGTGCTTCGGCCAGTCTGGTGATCTCGGCGCTGGTTGCCGAAGGCGACACCCTCATCGATCGCATCTACCACATAGACCGTGGCTACGAGTGC
This window of the Pseudomonas fluorescens genome carries:
- a CDS encoding MlaC/ttg2D family ABC transporter substrate-binding protein — its product is MISILRRGLLVLLAALPLMANAAPGQSAHDLVQDTTNRLLSDLAANKEKYKQDPSDFYAALNNIVGPVVDAEGISKSIMTVKYSRKATPAQMQTFQENFKKGLFQFYGNALLEYNNQGITVDPAKDESGDRTSVNMTVKGSNGAIYPVQYTLEKINGEWKLRNVIINGINIGKLFRDQFADAMQRNGNDLDKTINGWAGEVAKAKESTEKNTPQ
- a CDS encoding STAS domain-containing protein, whose amino-acid sequence is MSEAAVRMSDVDELSLSGVLDYRTGPDLRKEGQALIKSSKAAALVIDCSAVKKSSSVGLSLLLCFMRDAQAAGKTVSIRAMPEDMREIAQVSELTELLAHP
- a CDS encoding BolA family protein — protein: MQAVEVKSFLEGKLPGTLVEVEGEGCNFQLNVISDELAALSPVKRQQQVYAHLNPWITDGSIHAVTMKFFSRAAWAERT
- the murA gene encoding UDP-N-acetylglucosamine 1-carboxyvinyltransferase, whose product is MDKLIITGGARLDGEIRISGAKNSALPILAATLLCDGPVTVGNLPHLHDITTMIELFGRMGIEPVIDEKLSVEIDPRTIKTLIAPYELVKTMRASILVLGPMVARFGEAEVALPGGCAIGSRPVDLHIRGLEAMGAVIDVEGGYIKAKAPEGGLRGAHFFFDTVSVTGTENIMMAAALAKGRSVLQNAAREPEVVDLANFLNAMGAKVSGAGTDTITIDGVERLGSAFYKVMPDRIETGTYLVAAAVTGGRVKVKDTDPTILEAVLEKLREAGAEITCGEDWIELNMHGKRPKAVNVRTAPYPAFPTDMQAQFISLNAIAEGTGAVIETIFENRFMHVYELHRMGAKIQVEGNTAIVTGTETLKGAPVMATDLRASASLVISALVAEGDTLIDRIYHIDRGYECIEEKLQMLGAKIRRVPG